A window from Deltaproteobacteria bacterium encodes these proteins:
- a CDS encoding Crp/Fnr family transcriptional regulator yields MKMQEVVWEQQGHQEQARTFRCKQCPILKETIFKDLSAEELENLDQVKIIQQFKSHQTLFCQDTPATGFLCIKKGAVKIYKVDDAGYERIVRIAGPSDIMGYRALLADELYTATAEAIEDTTVCFLSREVFFNLLANHLRIALQVFSLLSKDLRQAEEALTSIVHKKVPARLAGLLLFLKDKFGKEKGDQGEFDLIITRREMAGMIGTTPETVIRLLSQFKRKGIIVHKHGQRVCLAKISALKKIAGGC; encoded by the coding sequence GTGAAGATGCAAGAAGTCGTATGGGAACAGCAGGGTCATCAAGAACAAGCCCGAACTTTTCGGTGTAAGCAGTGCCCCATCTTAAAAGAGACGATCTTTAAAGATCTTTCAGCCGAAGAGTTGGAAAATTTAGACCAAGTTAAAATTATCCAACAATTTAAAAGCCATCAAACGTTGTTTTGCCAAGATACCCCGGCCACGGGTTTTCTGTGTATCAAAAAAGGTGCCGTAAAAATCTACAAGGTCGATGATGCAGGCTACGAGCGCATCGTGCGGATTGCGGGGCCCAGCGACATTATGGGTTATCGTGCACTGTTGGCCGACGAGCTGTATACGGCAACCGCCGAAGCCATCGAAGACACGACGGTTTGTTTTTTAAGCCGGGAGGTCTTTTTTAACCTTTTGGCCAACCATCTTCGCATTGCACTCCAGGTTTTTTCGTTGTTATCCAAAGATTTGCGGCAAGCCGAGGAGGCATTAACCTCGATCGTTCATAAAAAAGTCCCTGCCCGATTAGCGGGGCTCTTGTTATTTTTGAAAGATAAATTTGGCAAAGAGAAGGGCGATCAAGGTGAGTTTGATCTTATTATTACGCGTAGGGAAATGGCGGGGATGATCGGCACCACCCCCGAGACGGTCATTCGCTTATTAAGCCAGTTTAAGCGCAAGGGGATTATTGTTCATAAGCATGGGCAACGGGTATGCCTGGCCAAGATCTCGGCCCTCAAAAAAATCGCCGGGGGCTGTTGA